The Caldanaerobius fijiensis DSM 17918 sequence TTAAAGAAACAATATTTAAATATCAAAGATCTTTATTAATCTTGTTAAAGGTCGACCTTTTTGGTTGATTACAAATCATATTATACGAGGGGTATAAAGGATATGAAATATGACATTGCAATAATTGAAGTAAGGGGCTATGTGGCTGCTGTGGTAGCTTTAGATATTATGTTAAAAACTGCGAATGTTGAGCTTTTAGCATATGAACCGCGCTTAGGTGGGAGATTAGTTACAATTATTGTTAAAGGTGATATATCGTCGGTAACAGCATCGCTAAAATCTGCCGTAGCTGCACTGCAATCTGAAGATAAGGTGGCTTCGTATGCTGTTGTAGCCAATCCCCACAAAGAGATACTGAAATTTTACGATAAGGAGGTAAAATAGGAATGCCTAACGAAGCATTGGGCATGATCGAAACCAGAGGATTAACGGCAGCGATTGAAGCAGCTGATGCTATGGTTAAGGCAGCTGACGTGGTTTTAGTTGGAACAGAAAAAATAGGATCAGGTCTTGTTACAGTTTTTATAAGAGGTGACGTGGCTGCGGTTAAAGCGGCTACAGAAGTTGGGGCGCAAGTTGCCCAAGGTTTAGGTGAAGTAGTTGCAGTCCACGTTATACCTCGGCCTCATGCTGAAATAGAAGATATATTACCTCGGTTTAACAAAAAACCTGACGATAACACGTCTGCCCAGGTTAATCCTAAACAGGATGTGAAATAATGGAACGCGAGGAATTGGTTAGACTTATAACGCATTTAGCTATAGAAGAATTAAATAAACTTCAAGGCATACCAGTGGGTGTATCTGCTCGCCACGTTCATTTGAGCCGTGAAGACCTTTATAAACTTTTTGGAGAAGGAGCGACTTTACATGTAAGAAACATGTTGATGGGCGATGAATTCGCTGCTCAGGAGACCGTGGTTCTCATAGGACCAAATCTATCCACATTAGAAAAAGTAAGAGTTTTGGGTCCTGTAAGAGAAAAGACTCAGGTGGAATTATCAAAAACCGATTGTTTTAAGTTGGGAATTGATGCTCCTGTGAGACCTTCCGGAAACATATCAGGATCCGCATCTATTATAATTGTGGGGCCAAAAGGAGTTGTAAAATTAGAAGAAGGGTGTATAGTTGCTAATAGGCATATACATATGACTCCCGAAGATGCAAAAAGATATGGACTCAAAGATAATGACATAGTTAAAGTTAGGGTAAGAGGTGAAAAGGGCGGAATATTAGATAATGTGCAAGTGCGTGTCAGTGAAAAATTCAGGACAGAAATGCATGTTGATACCGATGATGCCAATGCCATGGGTATACGATGCGGTGACAAAGTGTTTATATGTCATTGAGGTGATGAGATGATTATTTGCCAGGTTGTCGGAAATGTAATAGCGACACGTAAAAGTGAAGAGTTAGTAGGATATAAGCTCTTAATAGTGAAGCCTGTGCGCAAGGACGACAAAAAGCAAACTGACTATATGATAGCTGTTGATAAAATAGGTGCGGGTGTTGGAGAGTATGTAATTGTGGCTTTAGGAAGCGCAGCATATAAAGGATTAAGGGAGGAAAATGCCCCTATTGATGCAGCTGTGGTGGGAATTTTAGATAACACAGATTTCAAGGACGTGATATAGGTGCGCAAAGCAGTAGGTCTTATCGAAACAAAAAATGTAACAAAGGGCATATTGCTTGCAGATAGAATGTTAAAACAATCACCAATTGAGATCTTAAAAGCTATTTCCCTCTGCCCGGGAAAATATATGGTTATTTTGGCGGGAGATTTGGCTGCTGTCTATAGTGCTGTTCAGATAGGTAAAGAAGAGTTTAATAATAATATTTTAGATTCATGTGTTTTAGGAAATATTGATCAGCAGGTTATAAAGGCGTTATCAGGGCATATTAGAGATGACCTTTGTAAAGATGCTTTA is a genomic window containing:
- a CDS encoding BMC domain-containing protein, with the protein product MKYDIAIIEVRGYVAAVVALDIMLKTANVELLAYEPRLGGRLVTIIVKGDISSVTASLKSAVAALQSEDKVASYAVVANPHKEILKFYDKEVK
- a CDS encoding BMC domain-containing protein, which encodes MPNEALGMIETRGLTAAIEAADAMVKAADVVLVGTEKIGSGLVTVFIRGDVAAVKAATEVGAQVAQGLGEVVAVHVIPRPHAEIEDILPRFNKKPDDNTSAQVNPKQDVK
- the pduL gene encoding phosphate propanoyltransferase, whose product is MEREELVRLITHLAIEELNKLQGIPVGVSARHVHLSREDLYKLFGEGATLHVRNMLMGDEFAAQETVVLIGPNLSTLEKVRVLGPVREKTQVELSKTDCFKLGIDAPVRPSGNISGSASIIIVGPKGVVKLEEGCIVANRHIHMTPEDAKRYGLKDNDIVKVRVRGEKGGILDNVQVRVSEKFRTEMHVDTDDANAMGIRCGDKVFICH
- a CDS encoding EutN/CcmL family microcompartment protein — its product is MIICQVVGNVIATRKSEELVGYKLLIVKPVRKDDKKQTDYMIAVDKIGAGVGEYVIVALGSAAYKGLREENAPIDAAVVGILDNTDFKDVI
- a CDS encoding BMC domain-containing protein, producing the protein MRKAVGLIETKNVTKGILLADRMLKQSPIEILKAISLCPGKYMVILAGDLAAVYSAVQIGKEEFNNNILDSCVLGNIDQQVIKALSGHIRDDLCKDALGIIETYTVAAAILSADTAVKTAVVDLVKIKVAQGLAGKCYTILTGDVTAVETSIKRGISTIKSENLVDWAVIPSPDIGVWNSIILDER